Part of the Bryobacteraceae bacterium genome is shown below.
CAAAAGCCCAACGCTTAAAAGAAGAAGTGGAAGCCGAGACGCATCGATCGCGGCGTCTGGTAGGCCCAGGGCAATCCGTAACGGGGATCGCGGCGAATGCCGTCGGTCTGCATCAGGCTCAGGGTGTCGTAACCCTTGAAGATGTCGGTGTCGTTGTCGAACGTGACGCTGCCGTCGTTGGCGTGCGTGACTTCGGGAAACACGCTCAAGACGCTGGCGTTGTTGAACAGATTGAAGATCTCCAGCTGCACGCGGAAGTACTTGCCTTCCATGCCGGTGTTGATGTCCTGGGCGATCATCAGGTTGGTGTTGGTGAACTTGCCGGTGCGGCCCAGGTCTCCGCGGCCGAAGATGAACACTGGAACGCCCTGCACATGGGCTTCGGTGGAGATTGGCGTGCCGCTGAACAGATTGAAGACCGGCGAGAAGCGGAGTGTTCCGGCCTTCCACTTGTGGTCGTAGGAGCCGAAGAATTTGAACGTGTGCGGACGGTCCGTGGCCAGGCGCCCTTCGACGATCTGGCCGCGCTGGTCGTAGGCCATCCAGGGGAGGTCGAAGTTGCGGTTGACGTTCGGGGAGCGGCGGCCGCGGGCGGTGGAAGCGGTGACGATCTCGTCGGAACTGGCAAGCCCGGCGTAGTTGCCGAATAGCCGGCTCCAGGTGTAGCTGGCCGCGAAGGTGGCCTTGCGCGCGAAACGGCGCTCCAGGCGGAACTCCACGGCGTCGTAGTTGCGCTTGGCCTTCGGCGTGACGTCGTTGGGGAAGCCGGGCGAGAACTTGTTCTCGTCGATCGTGATGCCGAAGCCCGGGTTCGCGATGAAATACTGCTCGCCCTGGCTGGTGAGGATGCCGACGTCTTCAATCGTCCGGTCCAGGTGCTTGTGCGAGTACCGGATGCCGAAGACGTAGTCGTCGGTGAAGTTGAAATCCCAGAAAGCGTCCCACGCCTGGAGCCGCACCGGGAGCAGGTTCGGCTCGATGAGGTTGTTCTGTGGATCGTGCGAGGGGATGCGGCGGTTCAGACTCTCGATGAACGTGCCGGGGCAGTTGCAGGAGCCGAAACCGGCCGAAGGCGTGGGCTTGATGTTGAAGATGTCGGGGCTGTCGAGCGTGTAGTAGTAGTCCACCCATTTGTCGCCGCCGAAGGAGCCCCGCGGCATCTCGTACTTCATCGTGTCGTAGTAGAGCCCGTAGGAGGCGCCGAAGCGCATCTTTCCGGTTCCGGTCGGATCGTAGGCGAAGCCGAAGCGGGGCGAGATCTTCTTGCCGAAGCCGAACTCGATGGGCTTGATCTGAATCGCCGGGTCGAACGAGGGGATGAACTCGCGTTCGAACCGGATCCCGAGGTTCAGGGTGAGTTTCCGGTTCACCCGCCAGTTGTCGTTGAAGAAGATGCCCTGGTTCGATGAGGAGACGTCGCCCTCGGTGGCGAAAACCCGATTGATGTAGTGGCCGTACTGGCCGCGGAAGGTCCCGGGCTTCGTGATCGCCTGGTAAGCCCGATCCCAGTAGACGAACACATAGCCGTCGGGCCAGGTGCCGGCGATCGGCGAGTTGTGCAGCCGGTTCAACTGGTAGCCGAACTTGAACACGTGCTGCCCGCCGGCGCTCGCCATGTAGGAGCCGATGGCGTTCACGTTGTGGCGGGTGAATATGTCCTGCACGTCCTGGCGGTTGTCGGGCGTGAAGTTGCCGGCCGGGCCGATGAGGCTCGCCGGCACGCCGGCCACCGCGGAGTTGCCGTTGGCGTAGCGGTAGCGCGTGCCGGCCGGGATGCCGTAGTCCTTGTAGTTCTTGTACTGGTAGCCGCCGAAGACGCTGAAGGTGAGCGCCGAGGTGGCGATGTAGTCGGCCTGCCAGGTGTAGGCCGTGAAAGGCTCGCGGTAGCCGCGGTCGGCCCAGGGATTGTCGATCGAGTCGTTGCCCTGCTTGGTCGGAAGCAGGCCGTTTACGCGATAGGGATTGTAATAGTAGGCGAAGTTGGCGCGCAGCCTCGAAAACGGCGCGAAGTCCAGTTTGCCCATGGTGTAATCCTGACGTTCTTTCCGCTCGTAGTTGCGGGTCTCCTGCTGGCGGAGGAAGAAGACGTCGCGCTTGATGTTCTCGAATTCCGGGTAGCCGGAGAGGAAGAACCAGAGCATGTTCTGCTTGATCGGGCCGCCGACGCGGAAGCCTGGGTTGACGGTGCGCGTGTTGTCCTTCCGCGCCCAGTGGAAGTATTCGGAAACGTCGTCGTTGTCAAGGTTGAGCCGTAGTTCGTCGCGCGGGCTCGCATTGAGTCCGCTGTCTCGCAGGTAGAGCGAGAATTGGCCATGGAAGGCGTTGGCGCCGCTGCGGGTTGTGGCGGCCACCACGCCGCCGATGGCCCCGCCGTACTGCGCGTCGATGCCGGAAGACTTCACCTGCGTCTCGGCGATCCACTCGATCGGCACGGAAGCCTGCTGCTTCAGATCGCCTTCCTGGATGTCGGTGGTTTCAACGCCGTCGAGCACGAAGGAGTTTTCCGAACCCGAGGCGCCGTCGGCCGAGTAGCCGCCCGATTTCGGCTCGGCGCGGACTCCGGGCGCCATGACGATGAGCGAGTCAAACCCGCGGCCTTTCGGCAGGCGGTCGTACATTTCCGAGCTGACGTTGGTGGAGACGACGGTGTTGGCCGTGTCAATCAGCAGCGCTTCTCCCGAAACGACCACCGTTTCGGTGATCTGGCCGACCTCGAGGCGGGCATCGGCGCGGATCGTGCGGCCTACCGGGACATTTACGTTCGAGAGTTTGTAGACCGTAAACCCGGCCGCGCTGACCGAGATGTTGTAGGGTCCGGGAGGCAGTGACGGGAAGAGGTAAGCGCCGCCCTCGTTGGTGGTGATTTTCTGTGCCTGGAGCAAGGCGTCTCCGGTGACCTCGACAGCGGCGCCGGGCACGGCGCTTCCACTGGGGTCGGTGACCAGGCCCTGGATGGCGCCGGTGCGTTCCTGGCCGAAAACAGCGGAGGCGAGGGCGAGGGCGGCCATGGAAATCGTGGCCAGGCGGCGGAGCGGCCGCCGGTCCGAAAGCGGGGGAAAGGGATTCATGGGGTGAGTCTCCATCCAACGGGTTCTTGGGTGAGTTTGCGAAAAGTGGCTGTTAGCGCCCCGAACTGGGGGGTGAGCCGGACGGGCGGTCTCCCGCGGCACGGAGTCCATTACCAAACTCCGGACCACGTACTGGGCCCAAGGGGCCATGCTGTGTTTTTCATCATTCGTCAGCGAAAGGTGAATAATCGGTGGCGAACCGCAGATTCAAGGGGTGGTCCGCCATATCATTAATACTATTACATCTAATGCCGCCACGACAGCTTCCAGGAATGGAATAATTGATGTTTTTGAACAAAAATATATAAAACATGTAGATTCAGTGTGATACGGATATAAAACATTTTTGGAACCGAACGTGCATTAAGCGGCCACATAACGGTTGGGGCCCTTTCCCCGTGGAAACTGGGCGTGTTCGTGTGCGCGACCTGTTTGCCACCCCCATCCCGACCGTGTTTCCCAACCGAAAGGAGTTCCAATGAAAGGAACGAATAGCAGGCCTACCGGCTTCGCATTCACATTGACAAACGCGGCAATCGCGTTCGCCCTCGCACTGACCCTGTTGTCGCTGGCGGTTCCAGCCGTGGCGCAAGAGCGCTTCGGCGAAATCAACGGTACGGCCACCGACGCCACCGGCGCGGTATTGCCCAACGCGAAGGTGGTTCTTATGAATAAAGGCAGCCAGCGGTCGTTTGAGACGACCACCGACGCTGCCGGCAACTATGTCGCCCGCAACCTCGAACCCGGCCACTACTCAGTGCGCTTCGAGCTGCAGGGCTTCACGACCCAGGAAATCGCCGACGTCAACCTGCTGCTCGGCCGCACCCTGAAAGTAGACGGCAAGATGTCAGTGGCGCGGACGGAGACGGCGATCGAGGTAACCGAAGCGGCTCCTCTGATCGATACGGCGAACACGATGGTCGCCAACAATATCACGGCGGAAGAGTTCAACCGGCTCCCCAAGGCGCGGAGCTTCCAGTCGCTGGCGCTGAACTCGACGTCGGTCAACTCGGGCGAGATCGAAGGCGGCATTCAGGTGAACGGCGCCTCGGGCTCGGAGAACAATTTCACGATCGACGGCATCTCGACCAACAGCCTGCTCAACGGGCAATCGCGCCAGGACGCGGTGTTCGAGATTCTGCAGGAAGTCCAGGTGAAGACGGCTGGCATCTCGGCCGAATACGGCGGCGCTCTTGGCGGCGTGGTCAGCGCGATCACGAAGTCCGGGGGCAACAGCTTCCACGGCGACGTCCACTATTACCTGTTCGGCAACAAGCTGAGCGCGGGTCCCCGGAAGCGCCTGCTGCTGAGCCCGTCCGACGACACCACCACCACCTACTACCAGGACGCCAAGAACAAGAGCGACTTCCACGAAATCGGCTACTCGCTCGGCGGCTACTTCATCAAGAACCGGCTCTACTTCTTCAGCGCGGCTTCTCCCCGGATTGTCCGCCGCACCAACGACTACCTCTTCTCCAACGGCAAGGAAGCGACCTCGATCGATCAGAAGCGCACCGAGAACATGCTGTTCGAAAAGGTTTCCTTCGACATCACCAAGAACCTGCGCGGCAGCGTGCACTGGCTCTGGACGCCGACCTCGACCACCGGTACGCTGCCGGGCTACAACGGTGAGTGCTCCAACTGCACAGTTTCGTCGCTCGCGGCCAATCAGGTCCGCCGGACACAGGGCTACTTCGCTCCGCAGTCCAACTACGGCGCTCAGCTTGACTACGTGGCCTCGCCGACAACCTTGCTCTCGGTCCGCGCGGGCCGCTTCTGGGATAACTACAAGGACACCGGCCTCCCGGACATCACGCCTGTGAACTACTCGGTCTCCGCGGTCGGCGTCGCGGGCGTTCCCGCGGCCCTGGAGCAACCGCAGAACTACAACAACACGCCCCGAATCTCGCGTTCGCGCTGGGACATCGTCACCCGCACCTACGTGCAGGCCGACGTGAGCAAGTTCATCAATGCCTTCGGCACCCATGACCTTCGTGTGGGCGCCGGCACCCAGAAGAACGTCAACAACGTCCTTCAGGACTATCCGACGGGCGGCTACATCAATGTCTTCTGGGACCGGTCGTTCCGATCGAACGCGACCGGCGTAACCGACCGCGGCCCGTTCGGCTACTACGAGTATCATCAGTTCGGCACGGCGGGCTCGACCGGCGCCAACATTACCAACCTCTATGTCCAGGACAACTGGCGCATCCATCCGCGCCTCACGCTCAACCTCGGCCTCCGCGCCGAAAGGGAACGTGTCCCGTCCTTCCAGCGCGACGTGAAGGAGTACGCCTTCGACTTCGGCTTCGGCCAGAAGATCGCCCCGCGCCTTGGCGCGTCGTTTGACTTGTTCGGCGACGGCCGCGTCAAGATCTACGGAAGCTGGGGTCTCTACTACGACTGGGTGAAGTACGAACTCGCCCGCGGCACCTTCGGCGGCGACTACTGGCGCGTGCGCTACCGGTCGCTCGATAGCCCGAACGTGTTTGACCTGAACAGCAACAACCTCCCGGGCCGTGACCTGTGGAACGCCGCCGTGCCGGATTCGTTCCGCAACCGCCGCGTCCCCGGCTTCGACACCATCGACCCCGACATCAAGCCGATGTCGACGTCGCTCACCAATTTCGGCGTCGAATACCAGATCGCGCCCCAGACGGTGTTCCGCGGCAGCTATGTGCGCAACAAGCTGCGGCGGACGATCGAGGACCTGGGCGTCCTCGTCAACGGCGACGAAGTGTACTTCTACGCCAACCCGGGCGAAGGCAACGCCACGACGACGCCGGTTTCCGGCGGCTCGCAGCCGTTTCCGACTCCGAAGGCCACCCGCACCTACGACGCCGCCGAGTTCATGGTGACCAAGCGCTTCGGCTCCTGGTTCGGATCGGCGAGCTACGTTTACAGCCGCCTCTACGGCAACTACGCCGGCCTGGCCAACACGGATGAAGTCCGCACGGGCGCCGATGGCGTCGGTGTGTTTGCCATCGACCAGCAGTCCTCCGGCGTCATCGCCCGGCCGGGCGGCAACGCCAACCGCGCCTGGGATATTGATGAGCTCCTCTGGGATTCTCACGGCAACCTGAATCCGGAAGGCCGTCTCGGCACGGATCGGCCGCATGTGTTCAAGCTCTACGGGTCGAAGGCGTTCAAGTGGAGCGAGACGCAGAATTCCGATATCGGCCTGTTCTTCTACGGTGGTTCCGGCACCCCGCTGTCGACGTTGGTGAACACCATCAACGGCACGCAGGTGTTCGTGAACGGCCGCGGGGACCTCGGCCGCACGCCTTTCCTCAGCCAGACCGATCTCGTGCTCGCGCACGAAGTGGGCGTTGGCGAAGGCAAGAAGCTGCGCTTCGAGTTCAACGCGCAGAACCTGTTCAACCAGAAGACCGCGCGTAGCCGC
Proteins encoded:
- a CDS encoding carboxypeptidase regulatory-like domain-containing protein → MTNAAIAFALALTLLSLAVPAVAQERFGEINGTATDATGAVLPNAKVVLMNKGSQRSFETTTDAAGNYVARNLEPGHYSVRFELQGFTTQEIADVNLLLGRTLKVDGKMSVARTETAIEVTEAAPLIDTANTMVANNITAEEFNRLPKARSFQSLALNSTSVNSGEIEGGIQVNGASGSENNFTIDGISTNSLLNGQSRQDAVFEILQEVQVKTAGISAEYGGALGGVVSAITKSGGNSFHGDVHYYLFGNKLSAGPRKRLLLSPSDDTTTTYYQDAKNKSDFHEIGYSLGGYFIKNRLYFFSAASPRIVRRTNDYLFSNGKEATSIDQKRTENMLFEKVSFDITKNLRGSVHWLWTPTSTTGTLPGYNGECSNCTVSSLAANQVRRTQGYFAPQSNYGAQLDYVASPTTLLSVRAGRFWDNYKDTGLPDITPVNYSVSAVGVAGVPAALEQPQNYNNTPRISRSRWDIVTRTYVQADVSKFINAFGTHDLRVGAGTQKNVNNVLQDYPTGGYINVFWDRSFRSNATGVTDRGPFGYYEYHQFGTAGSTGANITNLYVQDNWRIHPRLTLNLGLRAERERVPSFQRDVKEYAFDFGFGQKIAPRLGASFDLFGDGRVKIYGSWGLYYDWVKYELARGTFGGDYWRVRYRSLDSPNVFDLNSNNLPGRDLWNAAVPDSFRNRRVPGFDTIDPDIKPMSTSLTNFGVEYQIAPQTVFRGSYVRNKLRRTIEDLGVLVNGDEVYFYANPGEGNATTTPVSGGSQPFPTPKATRTYDAAEFMVTKRFGSWFGSASYVYSRLYGNYAGLANTDEVRTGADGVGVFAIDQQSSGVIARPGGNANRAWDIDELLWDSHGNLNPEGRLGTDRPHVFKLYGSKAFKWSETQNSDIGLFFYGGSGTPLSTLVNTINGTQVFVNGRGDLGRTPFLSQTDLVLAHEVGVGEGKKLRFEFNAQNLFNQKTARSRWTQLNRARTSAEIDLSGVDLAQGYDFRSMINGTSEGAKAFTPLFGKEDWFNPGFTGRFGVKFIF
- a CDS encoding carboxypeptidase regulatory-like domain-containing protein, with translation MNPFPPLSDRRPLRRLATISMAALALASAVFGQERTGAIQGLVTDPSGSAVPGAAVEVTGDALLQAQKITTNEGGAYLFPSLPPGPYNISVSAAGFTVYKLSNVNVPVGRTIRADARLEVGQITETVVVSGEALLIDTANTVVSTNVSSEMYDRLPKGRGFDSLIVMAPGVRAEPKSGGYSADGASGSENSFVLDGVETTDIQEGDLKQQASVPIEWIAETQVKSSGIDAQYGGAIGGVVAATTRSGANAFHGQFSLYLRDSGLNASPRDELRLNLDNDDVSEYFHWARKDNTRTVNPGFRVGGPIKQNMLWFFLSGYPEFENIKRDVFFLRQQETRNYERKERQDYTMGKLDFAPFSRLRANFAYYYNPYRVNGLLPTKQGNDSIDNPWADRGYREPFTAYTWQADYIATSALTFSVFGGYQYKNYKDYGIPAGTRYRYANGNSAVAGVPASLIGPAGNFTPDNRQDVQDIFTRHNVNAIGSYMASAGGQHVFKFGYQLNRLHNSPIAGTWPDGYVFVYWDRAYQAITKPGTFRGQYGHYINRVFATEGDVSSSNQGIFFNDNWRVNRKLTLNLGIRFEREFIPSFDPAIQIKPIEFGFGKKISPRFGFAYDPTGTGKMRFGASYGLYYDTMKYEMPRGSFGGDKWVDYYYTLDSPDIFNIKPTPSAGFGSCNCPGTFIESLNRRIPSHDPQNNLIEPNLLPVRLQAWDAFWDFNFTDDYVFGIRYSHKHLDRTIEDVGILTSQGEQYFIANPGFGITIDENKFSPGFPNDVTPKAKRNYDAVEFRLERRFARKATFAASYTWSRLFGNYAGLASSDEIVTASTARGRRSPNVNRNFDLPWMAYDQRGQIVEGRLATDRPHTFKFFGSYDHKWKAGTLRFSPVFNLFSGTPISTEAHVQGVPVFIFGRGDLGRTGKFTNTNLMIAQDINTGMEGKYFRVQLEIFNLFNNASVLSVFPEVTHANDGSVTFDNDTDIFKGYDTLSLMQTDGIRRDPRYGLPWAYQTPRSMRLGFHFFF